One genomic segment of Chloroflexota bacterium includes these proteins:
- a CDS encoding ECF transporter S component, producing MQNKLLTWVAVFVLLIALMLLVNIASGGQLQGIMWAVFVAIGAVLIFIIYFATADNKAWEVGTRQVVYMALGAALYGVFCWVFNTIPMPSVSQVALRPAVVIPIFFGYIFGPVVGFFTGAAGNILGDFLSGWGVYPAWDMGNGLMGFVPGLVLLFADKKRSLNTLTVVTIVLLAIFAALVFINPKVIGPWTGEIEDFSFWSWAAVIAGVLIIAGRFLLERFHLDVAAAEVWGALGVIIGIGFAAIADIWINGYSLMTAVIGEFMPAAVPNILNMVILLPILLVAYFAVAQRTGR from the coding sequence ATGCAGAACAAATTATTGACCTGGGTGGCCGTCTTCGTTTTGCTCATTGCCCTCATGCTTCTCGTCAATATCGCTTCGGGAGGCCAACTCCAGGGGATCATGTGGGCCGTCTTCGTGGCCATTGGTGCGGTGCTCATCTTCATCATTTACTTCGCCACGGCGGACAATAAAGCCTGGGAGGTTGGAACCCGCCAGGTGGTTTACATGGCTCTCGGCGCCGCGCTTTATGGGGTTTTCTGCTGGGTCTTCAACACCATCCCTATGCCGTCCGTCAGCCAAGTAGCCCTGCGCCCGGCGGTGGTGATCCCCATCTTCTTCGGGTATATTTTTGGCCCGGTGGTGGGCTTCTTCACCGGCGCGGCTGGCAATATCCTGGGTGACTTCCTCAGCGGCTGGGGTGTCTATCCGGCCTGGGACATGGGCAACGGCCTGATGGGCTTTGTCCCCGGTTTGGTCCTCCTCTTCGCTGACAAGAAGCGCAGCCTGAACACGCTGACCGTCGTCACCATCGTCCTGCTGGCCATCTTCGCGGCACTCGTGTTCATCAATCCAAAGGTGATCGGCCCCTGGACAGGCGAGATCGAGGACTTCAGTTTCTGGTCTTGGGCAGCCGTCATCGCCGGCGTGCTGATAATCGCAGGCCGCTTCCTGTTGGAACGCTTCCACCTGGATGTAGCCGCCGCAGAGGTATGGGGCGCGCTGGGGGTGATCATCGGCATCGGCTTCGCCGCTATCGCCGACATCTGGATCAACGGCTACAGCCTGATGACCGCAGTCATCGGCGAGTTCATGCCCGCAGCGGTGCCGAACATCCTCAATATGGTCATCCTGTTGCCCATCTTGCTGGTGGCCTATTTCGCTGTCGCTCAGAGGACGGGCCGGTAA